GGGGCGACGGTGAGGGCTGAGCCAGTTTCCATTCCACGGGCATCCACAATTGCTTTTGCTATTGTTTCCTCCGGAGTAAACTCTTTATTCTGGAACCCCAATTGATTTCTGGATATCCAGAGACTCCACCACATCCACGCTGCTAGAGTTCCTGCTTCATACCGATGGAGGTAAAGAGTGAATCCTTTTTTACCTGCTCCCAACCTGTTTGATAATCTTTGATAGCGTCAATGTTGATGGCAGTTGAAAGGGGAGCTAGTTCCCAGGACTCTTCTAGCATATGGGCACGTGCAGAGGAGATGCAGGATAAACTCTTCCGCGTTGCATCTCTTGCAGAGGGGAGATTGGGATGTTTCGAATCGCAAAACTGTTCTCCTACAGGTAATGCCTTCTGTAGGGATTTCCATATGAATAGTTTTATCTTTTCTGATGTCTTGATATTCCAAACGTTAGCCATCCAGTCACAAGGTGGAGCTTGGTTTACTGGTGTAGAGTTCTCCTTTTCCTCTATCAGCGTTAAGTAGCCTGATCGCGTGGAATACTCACCTGATGTGTTTTTCAACCAGACTAGTTCATCAGGTACTCCCATTTACTTGGTTTGATCCTTAAGACTTGTTCTTTGTGGAAAGGAAGGATGAGTTCTAATTTCTCCAGGTCCCACTCCGTTGAATTTGGCAGGAATAGGTCGGAGACTCTGGTATAGAGGAAGCTTTATGGCGCTGGGCCGATAGGTCTGCTCATTGTGGGCTAGCCAGGGATCCTTCAGATGTTGATTGAGGTTCCTGAAAGCCAACCAGCCAAGTTGCTTGAGTAGGAGGTCTCTGCCTATCAATACACTCTTCCATCCATGAGAGGCGCTCTTTGGTGCTGAGCATAGCAGGAAGTCTTCCGAGTGGCAGTACTTTCCTAGCAACACTTTGGCAAGAAGGCAGGTTGGGTTCTTGATAATGTGCCTGCCTATTTTTACGAGGAGAGCATCGTTTGTGGAGGTAATATCTTTAAATCCTagtcctcttttcttttttggctTAGCCATTCGGTCCCAGGATATCCATGAGACCTTTTTGTTCAGGGTCATCGTCCCACCAAAAGCGTGTCAACGCCGACTGGATGTTAGAGCAGAGGGATTGTGGCATCTTAAAGCATGACATCGAGTGTGAAGGCATTGGTGCTAGGACGCTTTTTAACATAAATGTCTTGCCTGCAGTAGAGAGGAATTTCGAGGACCAGCTTTGGGCTCTCATCTTGATACGGTCAACCACAGAAGCAAAGAGGTCCTTCTTTTCCTTCCAAAATGCTCTGGGAGCCCAAGGTAGTTCCCGACTCCTCCTTCTTTATCAATCTCCAGTACTGACTTAACAAGCTCTCAGGTCTGTGTTGGTGTTTTCTTTGCGAAGAAAACGGATGATTTTCTGCTTATTAATGAGTTGCCCTGAGATCGTTTCATAGGTGTTCAGTAGAGTCTTGAGTGCATCTGAATTCTTCTTGTTTGCTTGCAGAAAACATCGTATCATCAGCAAATAGGAGGTGGTTCAAGCTGGGACATTAGCTGCTATAGAGATGCCTTTGAGGAGTCTTTGTCTCTGCGCAATCTTACACAAACCTGACAGAGTTTCACTGCATAGGATAAAGAGGTATGGTGATAAGGGGTCTCCCTGCCTTATACCTCTTTCTGGTTTGACAAAACCTCTTGTAGCGCCATTTATGATAAACGTGTAGGAGACTTTCTCTATGCATTGCATGATCCATTGGATTTAGGTAGGGTGAAATTCATCTTCCTCAGGACTAGTCGAATGAATTCTCACTCCAGCCTATCATAGGCTTTACTCATGTCAGATTTGATAGCCATATAGCAATGCTTCTCCGCTTTTGATGATTTTAGGTAGTGAAGAATTTCATGAGTATATTAAAACGTTGTCTGATATTGCTCTTTTAGGAAGAAAAAGCAGACTGCGTTTCTGAGATCAGCGTTTGGAGGTGGGGTTGGAGGCGTCTCGACAAAAGCTTGGAGATCAGCTTGTAGTATACATTGCAGAGGGCAATGGGCCTGTAGTCGGCGACTCGTTTTGCACTTCTTCTTTTCGGGATTAAGCGAACATGCGTTTCATTGATGGTTCTCCGCATTTCACCGGAGGTAAAGAATTCTTGAACTTCTTTAACTATGTCGTTGCCTACTACTGACCAGTTCTTTTGAAAGAAACAAGCAGAAAACCCATCTGGTCCTGGTGCCTTATTAGGGTGGATGGAAAAGAGGGTCTCTTTTATCTCTTGGGGCGAAGGGAGCTTTGTCAGTGCTTCATTCTGTTCCTCTAACAGTCGGGGGGTAATAGCTTCTTCTATGATTCCAGCCATCATCTGAGGATCACACGCATTGGAAGTGAACATCTTTGCATAGTAAGCTTCTATTGTTGCAGCTATTTCCTCTTCTTTGTAGACTGAAGTTCCATCCTCCGTCTCTATCATTGCAAATTTGTTAATGGTTTTGCGTTTTTTGGTAGATGCGTGGAAGAAACCTGTATTCCAATTTGTGTTTCTCCTAATTAACTTGAAACAAAAAATGTGTAAAGTTATTATTAATCTAATCTGGTATAGTGGATTTTGAATTTCAGCCTGATCTTAAAGTCAAATATTACATTGCTTGATTACTATAAGACTATGTTTAGAAAacattaatctatactattatttgagaagtgattttttgcaacgaaaaattattatactaatttattatatagttgaAATCATGAATTAGTGAACTAACTATACTTAAATTTCTAtgtaaaatagaatataatttgatattttgacCATTTGTATTTTTCAGtatgaatttttattggttaaattaaCTGTAGCTATCGATATTTTTAGACAAACTAGaaatattgaataaaaatatgtaattcCTTGATGGATGtgcaaaaaccttaaaatttcCCTATTGTGATACAGAGGAAAGAGGAAGAGTAGTAACCAGCACCCAAAATAAACTGCGTCTCTATTTTTCAACGCAGGGTGTTCTAAGTTGGCACCATTATTATATTATGGCATCTTCTAACGTTTCTATCAGCTggcaccatttttttttttgaacattaagCTGGCACCATTTTACaccttaattatatattttccaaGGTTAAATTAAACGTAGATCTTAGAGGTGGTCTTGGGATAGTGCTCACGAGTTAATTCAATGCTTATTGCTAGGACGAGATGGATCACATTAAAGTTTGTTATTATTGAAGCTAGActtagatatttatttataactaaatttacGTTTATTAcaacaaatatatttcaaaatttaagaaaCAGAAGAAGCAAGAGATCATGAATTCGTTTTAACTGTTGTTGTGTTTGGAATTCTTCTGTTGATTTGTTTTATGACAGAAGGGGTTTCTCCAGATCTTTGTTACAGTTTTCTGTGTCTGAAGGCTCTTCAATTTGAATCTTCACTTCTGAGTTCTTATTATTGTCTATCTGGTCTTGAATTATCATGACATCAACATCTTTTGCTTTACCCCAGAGCACCATGTAAAGTCCCATGATCACAAATAATCCTCCGATTAAACTAAGAAAAAGGAATCAAAacagatataataaatataatgtttatgAATTGCAGCACACTATTATATCAAGGAAAGTTTAAATTTTACCCTCCGGTGTACATCTCTTCTTTAAGTAATATAGAAGCCAAGATTGTGACAATGACAGTAGCGAGAGGGCTAAACATTGCTGAGAACAAAGGGCCTCTTTGAGATATTACCCAAGCTTGGACCGTAGTAGAAAGCGCTGACGTTACAACTCCCTaacaatcatattttaaaaattagggtttatgtctgcttaaaaaaatcaaaaattcaaCCGAGTCATTTATGTGCATACAGCGTAGAGACACGTCGCTAACTCGGAGTAAGAATGGAGAATCCAAGCGTTTGGGTCTTTCTCGAGAAAGAAAGTGATGATTGCACATTGTATCGTGCTGAATAAACACAGCCACGCTGATAATgagaggtggtctgggtaataGGCCGAGATTGGAACCTAGAGTATTGTTGAAACAGAGTTTAACTTTCTTGTAAAACAAGAAacgttaccaaaaaaaaaaagtaatgatcGTTCATGTTTAATGAAAAGTTTACCTGAATAATGAGCGAAAAAGACCAGCAAAGAGCGCTTACGAACACCAATAAACAACCAAACAGCCATAGGTTCTGGTCCTTACTATCTCCTAGTAACGATTTCGCTATCGGTAAAGAAAATTCCGCGTTGAGAATCTTTGGTCCACGAATCAGAGCCATGGAGACGGCTCCTACTACACATGTTACCGTCCCTAATATCTTCGCTAAGCCTCTGATATTTCGAAAATTCACCTTTTCGTATCTAAAGATCAGCGGTAATTAGTTACACCAGAATTTTGGCAATTTTTCATATAAAGAGAGATGCATAAATGTAATATTATGTATATACCCGGCGAGAAATGAGACTACGAAGGTGAATGCAGGGATCATGTTGGCCATGGCACTTCCCATTGACGATGAAGCTAAGTAAATACCTTCAAAATACAGATTTTGATACAGGGTAATgctgcaacaacaacaaggaaAAATAGTCCAAGATTCATCAACTTAGGGGTCTAAAGAAATAAAGCACAAACAATCTCTTATGTGTACGTATACACGTACCCTATAAGCGAGGCCATGAATATTAAAGAAAAGCTTCTTCGATCCAAATTAGATATCTTCGATCTTCCCCTACAataacacacacatatataggaATTAGCAAGAACTAGTCACAAATTCATTTACATATATTCAGAGAGAGGGATATGACTTTAAGTACCTTGAGATGAGGATAAATGGGAAGATGAAAATGGTTGCAAAGGCTTGCCTATATAGGATAAAAACCCGAGGACTTAATCCATTAACCAAAGTAGCTTCTGAGGTAAGAGTCACTCCTGCATAACACATTTGCAGTCCCAACATGGCAATCACCGGCTTGTAATCCTCTACATTCCCCATCTCCtatcttttttctctttctttcgcTCTtgctctttttctctctctggCTCTCCCctctttatttgtttatgtaCGTTCTTATAGTAGTAGTGTATAGTAATATTAACTTTGATGAAGGTAATCCCAGCTAGCTAACAATTTTGTAGCATTTACAAACTATtctcaaatttatatgaaattcacgtgtggttttaaaaatttttttttgctagtttAATTGTTTATTCTCTCGCTAACAACGaggatttattttatatattcattgTTGTAGACGAATGAGTCAATTTTTAAATACTAGTATAGTTTTGTTTGATTTCGTGTCAAATGGAGGCACTTATTTAAAATGTCTAGTAATAATGTCTGCTTCTCACGGATACAGAATGTGAACTACGATAACGTGTAAATACAATCTTTATCGTCTCAAATATATGCCGTCCAACCAGTGCCGTGTGAAGGTTTCTAGAGACCTAAGGCATATTTTAAAACCGAGACCcttcaataaaattttattacatatttaatatagtttaaaacaatataaaagaatgaaaataaaagtatagcctataaattttatacaataaCCAACAAcgaaagaaatgaaaataaatattattgtatAAAAAGAATGATGACTTTGAACGAAAagtaaacaacaacaatatGGATTGTCACCAAACGATCTAAAACGATAATTCAGtcaaaatatgtttaaatatttaagtttttttaatttctagTCTTTCGAAAAATCAACCcagaaaaattgtttttaaatccAAAAGAATAAACtgattactttttatttattttagattcatatattattttctgtttgTAACTAATTTTCTGTATAAAATATGGTTGTTTTTCATAAAAACTTGAattcaaccaaaaaaacataaggAAACAAGAATGAATTGAATCATCCGAATGTGGAGTTCATAACAATGAGttttgatattcaaaataaaaatcactacGATACAACTCACTTTGATAATCGGGGGCCTTAAAACCTTTCAGTAAAATCGGGGGTCTGGGGCAAATGCCAAATGCATGGTAAGCACGGTTCTGCGTCCAACTGACAGTTAAATTATTTAGAAGAGGAAATTTTCGACTTGGTGAATGTCCTGAAACACGACACTAATACCAATTCAATTTGACCTACGACCTCATATAACTAGACATTTATGTTTCTCCTAATTAAATTGaagcaaaaatatatgtaaagtTGTTAAGCTAATCGGGAGGATTTTGAATTTCATCCTGATCTTAAATTCGTACATTGTTTGATTGCTATACGactatttttatgaaataaaaattaaaactaaataatggTTACTTGTATTAGCAACGACTTCTCTCATATATAGAACCTTCTCACATGCAATCATATTAAAGTTCACAATATGAAAACTGAAGAAAAACAGTTGTAAGGTCTGTAGCCTTGATCACTAATAAAGTTCGCACATGGAAGCAATAACTCAACTAGGCCCATATATAATTTGAAGGTTATATGCATGGCATGATCCGATTGTACCATGGAAccctttatttatatatagtctGCGTCATGCCAATGTGTAATGTAGTTGACTTCTCTTCTAGATATACATTTGATTACATGCTTAGATCGTTTCTCTCAGAcgataaaaatatgtaatattacaaacaaacaaacaaacaaacaaacaaacaaacaaaaaaaaactgtagcAGATCAACAAACTAAGATTAAATTGACACATAAAGGATCGAGGCTAATAATATTTCACTCAATTTAACTTGTGAATAATCAATTAATCATGATCCAAAAATGAATTTgataattaaaaggaaaaaaacattttttacaaGTGTTGAATAGTCCCTATTTTCAATCCAAGATATTCTAACACAATTTACCAACTACGAAGCGGCCAAAAATGACCTAAAGTCAACCATTTCTTGGCTTCCATTAACGTGAGAAGCTTCGCATTGCATATGAGACACCCCACTTCTTCAATGTCGATCGACAACGATTACcaaattagaataaaaaaaagattgatgTTTTCCCATTGTATTATAACGGCCTGCGCTAGAACCTTGTTTTAAACAGGTTTCACCTGTTTGTTCGGCTACGAACATTGTAATAAGAGCATCCACACGTTAGTAGTCATTGTACAAATGACAAATGATAAATTAGTAGTCAAGTGGGTCTCTCAagctattattttaataattaaaagataGTAGTCATTGTACAAATGACAAatggtttaaaaaaattatcaactgGCAAGTGTAAAATTACAGCTATTTgtcatttcttttttatttttaatttgagaaACACACTAAACACCACTATTGCTGATGgcctaaaatattcatatatttcaataCACCAGTTCATACAtatcatatgtatatatatacatattgcaGTGACAATTACTCAAAATTCAATGAAAACAAGGAATCATAGTTGATTTTTTTAACTGTGTTATTGTGCTCTGGAAACTTGTTTTAAAACACGTTGTATGTTGCTTTGTTTGTTCGGCTACGACCCATGTAACATTCATATATGTTTCAGTACACTAATTCATATATAGATGATTACATACCATATACAAATTACAGTGGCgtttttctcaaattttgatCGCTAACTTCTCCGATAaatcaagttaaaaaaaaactaatttaagtATTTCTTTAAGTAATTATTAGGGAGGGAGAATGTTTTACTTTTGTCTTTGGAAGAGTAGAAGCCACGTATTAGTCTTCCCTTGATTTAAGGGGACAAACATATCATTGGAAGGAGATTATGTGTGTTGATTTACATTATCCTATTATATACTGTGTCTGTGTCGTAGATTCGTATAGTAGATATCATACATAATCCACTCACCATTCGTCAATTCTTTTGACCTCAAATGATTTCACATGGCTGATAGAGATTGATACTGATTTCCCACGCAGTAACTCTTAAACTCAATCCCAAACACACATATCCTTTATTGAATGAACTCATGATACGACACATGGCCAAcctatgtatatatgaatatgaTATAACAATGGAGATTGTAAATAGTacatcaaataataataagtaataatttattgaaaagaaaaattgatcGGTAAATATACTCAATCTAAAATACTCGGATCCTCGCCAAATAATGGTACCCTATACTCgtgtattataaattttacgCGTTTTTTAGCTATCAACCggtaacttaaaaaaaaaaaaaaaaaccggtAACTTTATTTCTTTCCCGGGGAAATGTTGAGTGAAGAGGCACATATATGTCCTTAGACCGAGGCTAACAGTTCAAGCCCCTCCCATAACAACACTAGAACTCAGGAGGGCACGACTTAAGTCTCAGCAAAATCAAGATTCGACTGTATTCACTGGAACTTCTGAAACTTCTGCCAACGACAACGAAAATGATTTTTAGCCCAAAAGCAAACTTTTTATGACCTTGGTATCCGGATAaagatttttagtttaaaagtaAACTTTAAACGATGCATAATAGATAATAATCTCCGATAACCTGGTTTATGTACTAAAACCACaaaagttaaccaggtgtatgtACTTCAACATCTAATAGTAACCCGGTTTATGAATGTAAAACTAGAGCCGTCcttcaatattttgatttttgaatatgatatttatatgcAAAGGAATATTAAGGACACGgaacattttcataaatatttggGTAACGACAATATTAGTCAAATGAATTAGAATCAGAATCAGAATCAGATATAGATGGTGAAGACATGGGATGGTGGATGCAGAGAGTTAAGAGAATGATTGTGGAAAAATTCCCCTGAACTACGGATATCCATTATTTAGATAAGAATTCGCGCATTACCAGGCGATCCATAACTTGTTGGagaacaaattatatttttttatagaacgGCAAATTAAATTATGTACTGACTGTACATCTATCAGTTTCATTGTCATCCATGTGTGACATTCATGTTCAACAATTATGTACagcatatatttttgaaaatttctttttATGTATGTAACTATTATCAGATCCTTAATTAGTCCCAACTATGTAAAACTATTGATCGATATCATTAATcactaataaattatttatttatgtgacttAAAATTCAGAATCTGTTACAGTTGTCAGCTTTGAATTCTGTTCAAGCTCGTTAACTAgaaaattgtattaaaaatcCGCTGTCTTTGATATATAACCTATGGGTTATGATGGACGGATTAGCTGGCGTAAGTATATAAAAATGGATGCAGGACTTAATCTACAGAAATTATGAAGAACCaaaacttataatattttacattctTTAACATTTAAATCTCAAACGTGAGGTAAACTTTTTTTAGGTATTAGTATGTTTTTAGTAATGaaactttaaaaatcaaaatttagagTTAAATAATATGATTGCTTAAATATGCCTTTTtcatcctctgtttttttaattccTGTATTTGCGTGGATATCTTTTGCCATAATGCCAATGTGGTGACTGCGCTGATTGATTAATAAGCTTGTCATATAGTACTCTTTTTTGGTCAACGATTTGTCAGATAGTAATCATATGCTAAATCAAAGATGTGAGCAGAGGCgaatccaaatatatatattttaacggAGGCATTAATGGTATGAACATAAAAGTCAAGAAAATCTGGAGTTGAATGTGAATTGATATGGTGGGTGCACAAAGCAATTTTAGACTTGGTCAccagatttttaaaaagtataattaGATTCCTTATGCtaaattttggatatcaaaactATTATGGGTACACGAGTCCTGATATCTAACAACCTACATTCGTCCCTGGATGTGAACATATATATGCATTGCATTCATTGTAATAGTTAACCGATTGCAAAAAAAGGAAGGAGAAACTAACCTCGTTACCTCGAAACGAAATTCATAAAATGCACATGATCAGCATAATTACAAACAGATTCGCAGTATGGTTGTATCACTTCAGTATCACGAATATCTACGGTTTCTCAACTTGCTTCAACATTGGTTCGGGGCTTATTTTCAgtacattgttttttttcaaattaccATATGTATTCcctttgttaattaataaaatttgttgttttaaataaaaaataaacaaaattttgaaacatcatAGTGTAACATTTTAAACAACATActaaagttgacaaaaaaaacaacatactAAAGAAGCTGCGTAAGGTTGTGGGTCATAGAAAGATCTTGAGAAGAAGCAAGAAGATCTTGACGAGGAGGAAATCAAGATCAGCGAGCGAAGAGGTTGCAGCAAAAGCTAAGAAGCTCGTCAAGAGAAACACTCAATGATTAAGAAATGTTGTCCCCGTGGACAGATTATGAGCAATGAAGTCTTATTGATACATGAAACCTTAGATACCATTGTCTCGCTTCATACGCAAGTGACTTTTATGAGGACTATTGTTGATGCTGCTGAGGCTGGAATTGAACGGTAAATGGTTATTTTTTCTTGTCGGAGATTATTTGTGAGAACATGATCCGATGGGATCATTCTTGGTCGTTGGGACTTTGACCGTCTAATATTTGCACACTTAAACTATCTGACGACCGGAGATGAAGAGAATTTGATTGTAAGCCGTATTGTGCATAAGAAAAATTATACAGGCTCATCGTGAAGTTTCCATTTACTAAATGTTGATTTTAGAAAGATcgagaaaaatacaaaaatagcACTAAAccaagtttttatcacaaaaatagcatgacaaggaagaaaatgaccaattttttttttattgaagggtaaatatgcatttataacccttgagttaattaatctaaagcttagagtttagagttaaggggtggagttttaggaatgtattcaaaatttaaaaaaaaaaaaaaactttcaaaacaaaaatatactattttggtcattttatttttttagtgctattttgtgataaaattttaaaaagtgctATTTCAGAGATTTTTACTTTTAGAAACTTTTTGTTAGCATGCCTTTATTTGCTTGTGTATGTATGATTGTCATTCATTTGCATTTCATTTACTGTTATTATATCATTTGATGTTTCTATCCCCTGATTCTTCACGTTGGCTTTTGTTTTCAGCCAGCCAAATCAATACGTTTTTCTATAGATATACATGTATCCATTGCATATGAGTCagttaaattttcaattttgcttggttcaaatttcttttttctttttttataaaatttttttatacGTTAGATTGTTAAAACGAATAAAAGCTGGATTTTTCCATTATGTCTTCGCATAGACAATGAACACATATTTATAAGGAAATCCAAATGTAAGAGTTCAATAACA
This Raphanus sativus cultivar WK10039 unplaced genomic scaffold, ASM80110v3 Scaffold2225, whole genome shotgun sequence DNA region includes the following protein-coding sequences:
- the LOC130505380 gene encoding WAT1-related protein At4g30420-like yields the protein MGNVEDYKPVIAMLGLQMCYAGVTLTSEATLVNGLSPRVFILYRQAFATIFIFPFILISRGRSKISNLDRRSFSLIFMASLIGITLYQNLYFEGIYLASSSMGSAMANMIPAFTFVVSFLAGYEKVNFRNIRGLAKILGTVTCVVGAVSMALIRGPKILNAEFSLPIAKSLLGDSKDQNLWLFGCLLVFVSALCWSFSLIIQVPISAYYPDHLSLSAWLCLFSTIQCAIITFFLEKDPNAWILHSYSELATCLYAGVVTSALSTTVQAWVISQRGPLFSAMFSPLATVIVTILASILLKEEMYTGGLIGGLFVIMGLYMVLWGKAKDVDVMIIQDQIDNNKNSEVKIQIEEPSDTENCNKDLEKPLLS